The proteins below come from a single Leucoraja erinacea ecotype New England unplaced genomic scaffold, Leri_hhj_1 Leri_1354S, whole genome shotgun sequence genomic window:
- the LOC129715718 gene encoding zinc finger protein 436-like, whose protein sequence is MACWSPSQLDTHRRVHTGDRPFDCSECGKSFKTANVLEAHRLLHTGERPYGCSTCGKSFTRLSGLRNHQRHQRTHTGERPYTCAQCGKGFTQSSNLLKHQRTHTGERPYTCAQCGKGFTQSSTLLKHQRTHTGERPYTCAQCGKGFTCSTNLLSHQRVHAGDRPVPSPVCGERFAMASHALSHQHVHTSGQPYDCPYCGEEFDSSRGLRQHRRTHAGEQLLPL, encoded by the exons ATGGCCTGCTGGAGCCCGAGCCAGCTGGAcacccaccggcgggtgcacacgggagaccgccccttcgactgctcggaGTGCGGCAAGAGTTTCAAGACGGCGAATGTCCTGGAGGCCCACCGGCTATTGCACACGGGCGAgaggccctatggctgctccacatgcggcaagagctttaccaGGTTGTCGGGGCTGCGgaaccaccagcgg caccagcgcacccacaccggcgagcgcccctacacctgtgcccagtgcggcaagggcttcacccagtccagcaacctgctgaagcaccagcgcacccacaccggcgagcgcccctacacctgcgcccagtgcggcaagggcttcacccagtccagcaccctgctgaagcaccagcgcacccacaccggcgagcgcccctacacctgcgcccagtgcggcaagggcttcacctgctccaccaacctgctgtcccaccagcgggtgcacgccggcgaccgtcccgtccccagcccggtgtgtggagagcgctttgccatggcctcccacgccctgtctcaccagcacgtgcacaccagtggccagccctacgactgcccgtactgcggtgaggagtttgacagctcgcgggggttgcggcagcaccggcggacccacgccggcgagcagctgctcccactgtga